The following proteins are encoded in a genomic region of Myxosarcina sp. GI1:
- the psb30 gene encoding photosystem II reaction center protein Ycf12/Psb30 produces MDFITNLFSPFGNLDFNLIFQLICVALVMLSGPIVIFLLSLRGGDM; encoded by the coding sequence ATGGATTTTATAACTAACCTTTTTAGTCCTTTTGGCAATCTTGATTTTAATTTAATCTTTCAACTGATCTGTGTAGCTTTAGTTATGCTTTCAGGACCGATAGTTATATTCTTACTATCATTACGCGGTGGCGATATGTAA
- a CDS encoding bifunctional 4-hydroxy-2-oxoglutarate aldolase/2-dehydro-3-deoxy-phosphogluconate aldolase translates to MKSDNSVAKSWQQLLLQNRVIAVIRSPKIEVGLAMAKAVADGGIKLIEVTWNSAYPAATILRLRSELPHCIVGAGTILNLDQLQEAIAAEAQFIFCPHFSLTLLKTSIFQYQIPLVPGVLTPTEIVTAWQAGATTVKVFPVRALGGARYLKSLRQPLSQIEFIPTGGVTIDNAKAMLDAGAIAIGLSSDLLLPTAVAACNWQEITQRTQTLLSKINTI, encoded by the coding sequence TTGAAATCTGATAACTCAGTAGCAAAGTCGTGGCAACAACTACTCTTACAAAATAGAGTCATTGCTGTAATTCGCTCGCCTAAAATTGAAGTCGGTTTAGCAATGGCAAAAGCTGTTGCCGACGGGGGAATAAAGTTAATTGAAGTTACCTGGAATAGTGCCTATCCAGCAGCCACAATTTTGCGGCTAAGATCGGAGTTACCTCATTGTATTGTTGGTGCTGGCACTATTTTGAATCTCGACCAGCTACAAGAAGCGATCGCCGCCGAAGCGCAGTTTATTTTTTGTCCTCACTTTAGCCTTACTCTTTTGAAAACCTCAATTTTTCAGTATCAAATACCGTTAGTACCTGGAGTTCTAACTCCTACCGAAATAGTTACTGCCTGGCAAGCAGGAGCGACCACAGTTAAAGTATTCCCCGTTCGGGCTTTGGGAGGAGCTAGATATTTAAAAAGTTTGCGACAACCGCTGAGTCAAATAGAGTTTATCCCCACAGGAGGGGTAACGATTGACAATGCTAAAGCTATGTTAGATGCTGGAGCGATCGCTATAGGTCTTTCCAGCGATCTGTTGCTTCCTACAGCAGTTGCCGCTTGCAATTGGCAGGAAATTACTCAGCGCACTCAAACTTTACTATCTAAAATCAACACGATTTAA
- a CDS encoding M48 family metallopeptidase produces the protein MLEKFSIFSRRNRKRWLCAGVSLILTLCIGLTNIKASYAVSWVELLLRGVQVIQLSSISDKQEVALGKEINQQLINSGQARLYRGRAINNYVDSIGQRLAKTSQRPDLPYTFQVVNDKSINAFATMGGFVYINTGLMLAADNEAELASVIGHEIGHIVGRHAVEQMRQRAVSQGLLSAAGLDRSQAVQIGVELAVSRPNSRSDELEADRLGLENLKQAGYAPAGMIGFMQKLLQKGGSVPSFLSTHPATKERIQALQQQIDPATANAGDGLSESTYQQQISSL, from the coding sequence ATGTTGGAAAAATTTTCTATTTTTTCGAGACGTAATCGAAAGCGTTGGTTATGCGCTGGTGTATCTTTAATTCTTACTCTATGTATTGGTTTGACCAATATCAAAGCAAGCTATGCGGTGTCTTGGGTAGAGTTGCTGTTGCGGGGAGTCCAGGTAATTCAATTATCTAGCATCTCCGACAAACAAGAAGTTGCTCTGGGTAAAGAAATCAATCAGCAATTAATTAATTCTGGTCAAGCCAGACTCTACCGCGGTCGCGCCATAAATAACTACGTCGATAGTATCGGGCAAAGGCTGGCAAAAACTAGCCAACGTCCCGATCTTCCCTACACTTTTCAGGTAGTAAACGATAAAAGCATCAACGCTTTTGCGACAATGGGAGGCTTTGTTTATATTAATACAGGCTTAATGCTAGCAGCAGACAACGAAGCAGAACTAGCTAGCGTTATCGGACACGAAATTGGTCATATTGTCGGTCGTCATGCCGTAGAACAGATGCGTCAAAGAGCGGTTTCTCAAGGTTTGCTCTCCGCAGCAGGGTTGGATCGTTCCCAAGCCGTCCAAATTGGAGTCGAACTAGCGGTGAGCCGCCCAAACAGTCGTTCTGACGAACTAGAAGCCGACCGCCTCGGCTTAGAAAATCTCAAACAAGCTGGCTATGCCCCTGCGGGAATGATTGGCTTTATGCAAAAACTGTTACAAAAAGGCGGTTCTGTTCCGAGTTTTTTAAGTACCCACCCCGCTACCAAAGAGCGTATTCAGGCATTACAGCAGCAAATCGATCCCGCCACTGCCAATGCGGGAGATGGATTGAGCGAAAGTACTTATCAGCAACAGATTAGCTCTCTGTAA
- the rph gene encoding ribonuclease PH, translating to MSWKRPDNRPSDCLRHHSFELDFVTSPTASVLASCGNTKILCTVSIQPQVPRFLVDSGQGWLTAEYRMLPGATSSRQKRELLKLSGRTQEIQRLIGRSLRAAIDLKAIDERTITIDADVLQADAGTRTAAITAGYIALAQGINRLIERGELTTSPLLEPVAAVSVGLIEGEAILDLNYLEDVAADVDLNVVMNGKLELIEIQGTAEAQSFTRSQLNRMLDLAEVGIKELLAVQQQVLQ from the coding sequence GTGTCCTGGAAACGTCCAGATAACCGTCCTAGCGATTGCCTCAGACACCATAGTTTCGAGTTAGATTTTGTAACTAGTCCTACCGCCTCGGTATTAGCTAGCTGTGGCAATACCAAAATTTTGTGTACCGTCAGCATTCAGCCGCAAGTCCCCCGTTTTTTAGTCGATAGCGGACAGGGATGGCTGACAGCAGAATATCGAATGCTGCCAGGTGCCACTAGCTCTCGACAAAAGCGAGAATTGCTCAAGCTATCGGGACGTACTCAAGAAATCCAAAGATTAATCGGTCGTAGTTTGCGAGCGGCGATCGACCTTAAAGCTATTGACGAGAGAACTATTACTATTGATGCTGATGTCTTACAGGCAGATGCGGGAACTCGAACCGCTGCAATTACGGCGGGTTATATTGCTCTGGCACAAGGGATCAATAGACTAATCGAACGGGGAGAACTAACCACATCTCCTCTTTTAGAACCTGTAGCGGCTGTTTCTGTTGGATTGATTGAAGGAGAAGCCATTCTAGATTTGAATTATCTTGAAGACGTAGCGGCAGATGTCGATTTGAATGTGGTAATGAACGGCAAACTGGAATTAATTGAAATTCAGGGAACTGCCGAAGCTCAAAGCTTTACACGATCGCAATTAAATCGGATGTTAGATTTGGCAGAAGTGGGAATTAAAGAATTACTTGCCGTACAACAACAGGTTTTACAATGA
- a CDS encoding amylo-alpha-1,6-glucosidase has product MSAIGRGICNDLVAATEREWLVTNGIGGFACGTVSGILTRAYHGLAIAALKPPGENTLMLTKLAETVEYIQQEYALDTNLWGDGAINPSGYLNIETFALEGTIPVWSFACADALLNKRVWMEWGENTTYIDYDLVRASQPLTLQIKVLINYRDRHSNTRSDGWQTKIEPIDRGICITVLDGAKPLYLSLFGVEPNNVKWHLEPIWYYNFYLAVENYRGLANLEDHLYVATFSITLQPEAKLTVIASTEEKHTFNRETAYQRQRDRDLDLIEAWNWHNKIDRHDSPPWIEQLVIAADRFIVDRLPGKTIIAGYPWFTDWGRDTMISLPGLTLSTGRFEIARDILRTFARYIDRGMLPNVFPDRGDRPEYNTVDATFWYFEAIRDYYDTTKDRRLLAELFPQLLEIIDWHVKGTRHNIHLDDDGLIYAGEAGVQLTWMDAKVDDWVVTPRIGKPIEVNALWYNALTCMAYFCRILGYYDDEVREMMATTRTGFQKFWNAAGGYCFDAIDTPNGNDKAFRPNQIFAVSLPNTITSQQSISPLFDRARQRQIVDKVAQTLLTSYGLRSLASTHPDYVGIYGGDRYRRDGAYHQGTTWAWLIGHFVQAHLTVYRDPQVARSFIEPMAQHLQAGCLGNISEIFDGDKPFTPRGCFAQAWSVGEVLRAWQLILHGDFSSQSSAIVKYQQPTFNTADLSFLD; this is encoded by the coding sequence ATGAGCGCGATCGGTAGAGGAATTTGTAACGATCTGGTAGCGGCTACCGAGAGAGAATGGCTGGTAACCAACGGTATTGGCGGTTTTGCCTGCGGTACGGTTTCGGGAATCTTAACCAGAGCCTATCATGGTTTGGCGATCGCAGCATTAAAACCCCCAGGCGAGAACACTTTGATGCTGACCAAGTTGGCAGAAACGGTAGAGTATATCCAGCAAGAGTATGCTCTCGATACCAACCTCTGGGGAGATGGAGCTATCAATCCTAGTGGTTATTTAAATATAGAAACTTTTGCTTTAGAAGGAACGATCCCCGTCTGGAGTTTTGCCTGTGCCGATGCTTTACTAAATAAGCGCGTTTGGATGGAGTGGGGCGAAAACACTACCTATATCGATTACGATCTCGTTCGTGCCAGCCAACCGCTAACTTTACAAATTAAAGTCTTAATTAACTATCGCGATCGCCATAGCAATACTAGAAGCGATGGCTGGCAAACAAAAATCGAACCAATAGATCGAGGTATTTGCATTACGGTACTAGATGGAGCTAAACCCTTATATCTATCTCTTTTTGGAGTCGAGCCAAATAACGTAAAGTGGCACTTGGAGCCGATATGGTATTACAACTTTTATTTAGCCGTAGAAAATTATCGCGGTTTGGCTAATTTAGAAGATCATCTGTACGTAGCGACTTTTAGCATTACTTTACAGCCAGAAGCAAAATTAACTGTTATTGCCAGCACTGAAGAAAAACATACTTTTAATCGAGAAACAGCTTACCAACGCCAGCGCGATCGCGATTTAGACTTAATAGAAGCTTGGAATTGGCACAATAAGATCGATCGCCACGATAGTCCACCTTGGATCGAACAGTTAGTTATCGCCGCAGATCGCTTTATTGTCGATCGCCTACCAGGAAAAACGATTATTGCTGGTTATCCCTGGTTTACCGACTGGGGTAGAGATACCATGATTAGTCTACCAGGACTAACGCTTTCTACAGGTCGCTTTGAAATTGCTCGCGATATATTGAGGACTTTTGCACGATATATAGATCGGGGTATGTTACCCAACGTCTTCCCAGATCGCGGCGATCGCCCAGAATATAATACTGTTGATGCTACTTTCTGGTATTTTGAAGCAATTCGCGATTATTACGACACTACTAAAGATCGCCGTTTGCTTGCCGAACTGTTTCCCCAATTATTAGAAATTATTGACTGGCACGTTAAAGGCACACGCCACAACATTCATTTAGACGATGACGGCTTGATTTATGCTGGCGAAGCAGGAGTACAGCTTACCTGGATGGATGCCAAGGTGGATGATTGGGTAGTTACACCGCGCATTGGCAAACCAATAGAAGTAAACGCGCTTTGGTACAATGCCTTAACCTGTATGGCTTATTTTTGCCGTATTTTAGGCTATTACGACGATGAAGTTAGAGAAATGATGGCAACAACCCGAACGGGATTTCAAAAATTTTGGAATGCTGCGGGCGGTTATTGTTTTGATGCGATCGATACTCCTAATGGTAACGATAAGGCTTTTCGCCCCAATCAAATTTTTGCCGTTTCTCTACCCAATACCATAACCAGTCAGCAAAGTATATCTCCTCTGTTCGATCGCGCCAGACAACGCCAAATTGTCGATAAAGTTGCCCAAACATTACTAACTTCCTACGGCTTGCGATCGCTTGCCTCTACGCATCCCGATTATGTAGGTATTTACGGCGGCGATCGCTACAGGCGCGATGGAGCATATCATCAGGGAACTACTTGGGCTTGGTTAATCGGACACTTCGTTCAGGCACATCTAACCGTATATCGAGATCCCCAGGTAGCTAGAAGTTTCATAGAACCAATGGCGCAGCATTTACAGGCTGGATGTCTGGGTAACATTAGCGAAATCTTCGACGGCGATAAACCTTTTACCCCAAGAGGCTGTTTTGCGCAGGCTTGGAGTGTGGGTGAAGTGTTACGCGCCTGGCAATTAATTTTGCATGGAGATTTTTCGTCTCAATCATCCGCGATCGTTAAATATCAGCAACCAACTTTCAATACCGCAGACTTAAGCTTTCTCGATTAA